From a single Sorghum bicolor cultivar BTx623 chromosome 5, Sorghum_bicolor_NCBIv3, whole genome shotgun sequence genomic region:
- the LOC8058585 gene encoding uncharacterized aarF domain-containing protein kinase 1 gives MLRRRRAPLLLAAAAAAGAALVANSPSGENGRSVASALHHGVARSSRAVYTIGFVVADYKFSLRGLDAGSADYRVKLPEVHLRSAKKLLKLCEANGGFYVKAGQYVSSLRQVPKEYSSTLSRLQDQATPSKFQDIKAVIQENFGKELHDIFLEFDEQPIAAASIAQVHRGRLHNNQDVAVKVQYPGLEQRMKIDIMTMSFLSKAVSWVYPDYKFDRILTEFEKSMTMELDFTREAKNSERTANCFRKNSVVKVPYVFWQLTTREVLTMEFCYGHKVNDLDFLRKTDISPTKVAKALIELFGEMIFVHGFVHGDPHPGNILVSPQGHGKFSLVLLDHGIYRELDQKFRLDYCQLWKAMILLDENKILELGEQFGVGKYAKYFPVIFTGRTIESKSALGTQMPGEEQRHLREELRSLRMDDISSFMESLPPDFYVILRTDQLLRSILGNLGAPRHVRLLTYAKCAIHGLEKQPKMESGAISRMFLNVKANVSYLHLRVIIEIVGLLAKANGATQKVVNKLRQMLSQGFHLLM, from the exons atgctccgccgccgccgtgctccGCTCCTcctggctgctgccgccgcggcGGGCGCCGCGCTGGTAGCCAACTCTCCCTCCGGCGAAAACGGGCGAAGCGTCGCCTCCGCGCTCCACCACGGCGTCGCCCGCTCCTCCCGCGCCGTCTACACg ATTGGTTTTGTGGTGGCTGATTACAAGTTTTCGCTGAGGGGTCTGGATGCTGGGTCGGCCGATTACCGTGTTAAGCTCCCCGAG GTTCATCTGCGTTCAGCAAAAAAGCTACTTAAACTATGTGAAGCAAATGGAGGCTTTTATGTAAAAGCTGGCCAATATGTTTCATCACTAAGACAAGTGCCAAAGGAGTACTCATCAACTCTCTCCCGCCTGCAAGATCAG GCAACACCATCCAAGTTTCAAGATATCAAAGCAGTAATACAGGAGAATTTTGGCAAGGAATTGCATGACAT ATTCCTGGAATTTGACGAACAACCAATTGCTGCTGCATCAATTGCTCAGGTTCATAGAGGTCGTTTGCATAACAATCAAGATGTAGCTGTCAAG GTTCAATATCCTGGATTGGAGCAGCGAATGAAGATAGACATCATGACAATGTCATTCTTGTCAAAAGCGGTCTCTTGG GTTTATCCTGATTATAAATTTGACAGAATACTAACTGAATTCGAGAAATCCATGACAATGGAACTTG ATTTTACACGGGAGGCTAAGAATTCTGAGAGAACAGCCAACTGCTTCAGGAAAAATAGTGTTGTTAAAGTGCCTTATGTGTTCTGG CAACTGACGACCAGGGAGGTTTTGACAATGGAATTTTGTTATGGACACAAG GTTAATGACTTGGACTTCCTGCGGAAAACAGATATTAGTCCTACAAAG GTAGCTAAGGCTTTGATTGAACTCTTTGGTGAAATGATATTTGTACATGGTTTTGTTCACGGTGATCCACATCCTGGAAATATATTAGTTTCTCCTCAAGGACATGGGAAATTTTCACTAG TTCTGTTGGATCATGGAATTTATAGAGAATTGGACCAAAAGTTCAGATTGGACTATTGTCAATTATGGAAAGCAATGATATTGTTGGATGAGAACAAAATTCTGGAATTAGGTGAACAGTTTGGTGTTGGCAAATATGCAAAGTACTTTCCTGTAATATTCACAGGGAGAACCATAGAAAG CAAGTCGGCTCTTGGCACACAAATGCCTGGTGAAGAGCAGAGGCATTTAAGAGAGGAATTAAGGTCTCTAAGAATGGATGATATATCTTCATTTATGGAATCCTTGCCACCGGACTTTTATGTCATACTGCGAACAGA CCAACTATTAAGGTCCATTTTAGGGAACCTTGGGGCACCACGCCATGTTCGGCTTCTCACATATGCAAAATGTGCTATACATGGCCTTGAGAAACAGCCCAAAATGGAGTCTG GTGCAATCAGCCGTATGTTCTTGAATGTCAAAGCAAATGTCAGCTATCTCCATCTGAGAGTAATTATTG AAATAGTGGGATTGTTAGCGAAAGCAAATGGTGCCACACAGAAGGTCGTGAACAAACTCAGACAGATGTTAAGTCAAGGTTTTCATCTCCTTATGTGA
- the LOC8057027 gene encoding phosphatidate cytidylyltransferase, mitochondrial isoform X1 yields MNAVAEEEKRAAELAGPLRDLLPPVDFCCAYGSTLLHARPDGTSMVDYILGVADPLQWHSENLERNPGHYSRWMSSFGAGAITGLADRVGVGVYFNPFVEWRDKRIKYGVVRMRDLAMDVLTWDRFYLSGRLQKPVHILVDNWDMRKVNSINLEMATSASLLLLPEEFTEYDLYAQICSLSYMGDLRMLFAEDKDKVKKIVEGSFQSFQLMYRPLLQEYIVEGLLKTSSHGQYKTFQQDCGLSTTNELFSVLPWTIQSQMQGRHKLHGKGNFSVEMPPRAIVSSKDMAANCVRRALRRRVMVSSVRQAVSGLLASGGAVAAQYLGKKMAKAWQSRVP; encoded by the exons ATGAATGCTgtggcggaggaggagaagagGGCGGCGGAGCTGGCCGGCCCGCTCCGCGACCTCCTCCCGCCGGTGGACTTCTGCTGCGCGTACGGCTCCACGCTCCTCCACGCGCGCCCCGACGGGACGTCCATGGTCGATTATATCCTCGGCGTCGCTGACCCCCTCCAGTGGCACTCCGAG AACCTGGAAAGGAACCCCGGGCACTACTCCCGCTGGATGTCAAGCTTCGGTGCAGGCGCC ATCACTGGGCTGGCGGATCGTGTTGGGGTCGGGGTGTACTTCAACCCCTTTGTGGAGTGGAGGGACAAG AGGATAAAGTATGGGGTGGTGAGGATGAGGGACCTGGCGATGGATGTCTTGACCTGGGACAGGTTCTACCTCAGTGGCCGGCTGCAGAAACCG GTTCATATTCTTGTTGACAACTGGGATATGAGGAAGGTCAACTCAATTAACCTAGAAATGGCAACTTCAGCTTCTCTACTCCTTTTACCAGAAGAGTTCACCGAG TATGACCTGTACGCTCAAATTTGTAGTCTATCATATATGGGTGATTTGAGAATGCTGTTTGCAGAAGACAAAGATAAG GTGAAGAAGATTGTTGAGGGTAGTTTTCAGTCGTTTCAACTGATGTACAGACCCCTCTTGCAAGAGTATATTGTTGAAGGGCTATTGAAGACATCATCCCATGGACAGTATAAGACTTTCCAGCAG GATTGTGGTCTATCTACAACAAATGAGCTGTTCTCTGTTCTTCCATGGACGATCCAAAGCCAAATGCAAGGAAGACACAAATTACATGGAAAAG GCAATTTTTCTGTAGAAATGCCACCACGCGCCATAGTTTCTTCAAAGGACATGGCAGCAAACTGTGTCCGGAGGGCCCTGAGGCGCCGAGTAATGGTTTCGAGCGTGCGGCAAGCAGTGTCCGGTCTGCTCGCCTCTGGTGGTGCAGTTGCTGCTCAATACCTCGGGAAGAAGATGGCTAAGGCTTGGCAATCTAGAGTGCCTTAA
- the LOC8057027 gene encoding phosphatidate cytidylyltransferase, mitochondrial isoform X2: MNAVAEEEKRAAELAGPLRDLLPPVDFCCAYGSTLLHARPDGTSMVDYILGVADPLQWHSENLERNPGHYSRWMSSFGAGAITGLADRVGVGVYFNPFVEWRDKRIKYGVVRMRDLAMDVLTWDRFYLSGRLQKPVHILVDNWDMRKVNSINLEMATSASLLLLPEEFTEYDLYAQICSLSYMGDLRMLFAEDKDKVKKIVEGSFQSFQLMYRPLLQEYIVEGLLKTSSHGQYKTFQQDCGLSTTNELFSVLPWTIQSQMQGRHKLHGKEMPPRAIVSSKDMAANCVRRALRRRVMVSSVRQAVSGLLASGGAVAAQYLGKKMAKAWQSRVP; encoded by the exons ATGAATGCTgtggcggaggaggagaagagGGCGGCGGAGCTGGCCGGCCCGCTCCGCGACCTCCTCCCGCCGGTGGACTTCTGCTGCGCGTACGGCTCCACGCTCCTCCACGCGCGCCCCGACGGGACGTCCATGGTCGATTATATCCTCGGCGTCGCTGACCCCCTCCAGTGGCACTCCGAG AACCTGGAAAGGAACCCCGGGCACTACTCCCGCTGGATGTCAAGCTTCGGTGCAGGCGCC ATCACTGGGCTGGCGGATCGTGTTGGGGTCGGGGTGTACTTCAACCCCTTTGTGGAGTGGAGGGACAAG AGGATAAAGTATGGGGTGGTGAGGATGAGGGACCTGGCGATGGATGTCTTGACCTGGGACAGGTTCTACCTCAGTGGCCGGCTGCAGAAACCG GTTCATATTCTTGTTGACAACTGGGATATGAGGAAGGTCAACTCAATTAACCTAGAAATGGCAACTTCAGCTTCTCTACTCCTTTTACCAGAAGAGTTCACCGAG TATGACCTGTACGCTCAAATTTGTAGTCTATCATATATGGGTGATTTGAGAATGCTGTTTGCAGAAGACAAAGATAAG GTGAAGAAGATTGTTGAGGGTAGTTTTCAGTCGTTTCAACTGATGTACAGACCCCTCTTGCAAGAGTATATTGTTGAAGGGCTATTGAAGACATCATCCCATGGACAGTATAAGACTTTCCAGCAG GATTGTGGTCTATCTACAACAAATGAGCTGTTCTCTGTTCTTCCATGGACGATCCAAAGCCAAATGCAAGGAAGACACAAATTACATGGAAAAG AAATGCCACCACGCGCCATAGTTTCTTCAAAGGACATGGCAGCAAACTGTGTCCGGAGGGCCCTGAGGCGCCGAGTAATGGTTTCGAGCGTGCGGCAAGCAGTGTCCGGTCTGCTCGCCTCTGGTGGTGCAGTTGCTGCTCAATACCTCGGGAAGAAGATGGCTAAGGCTTGGCAATCTAGAGTGCCTTAA
- the LOC8058586 gene encoding maf-like protein DDB_G0281937 isoform X3, producing MATGSSPPARQQPFKLILGSSSVARKHILEEMGLEFQVMTADIDEKSIRRENPDDLVMVLAEAKADAIMSRLNLADYQKEGNQPTLLITSDIVVVHEGIIREKPTTKEEARQFLKGLLSAKRLIHNVLMHLFIISESLSSPGYSGGHVSTVGSVVVTNLTTGKRLGSLDKAEVYFHDIPEEVIESLIDEGVVFRVAGGLLLEHPLTLPFVEAVVGSSDSVMGLSKEIANKLIHDALST from the exons ATGGCCACGGGCTCCTCACCCCCCGCCAGGCAGCAGCCCTTCAAG CTGATCCTGGGGTCGTCGTCGGTGGCGCGCAAGCACATCCTCGAGGAGATGGGGCTTGAGTTCCAGGTCATG ACTGCGGACATCGACGAGAAGAGCATCAGGAGAGAGAATCCTGATGACCTGGTAATGGTCCTCGCGGAGGCCAAG GCTGATGCTATCATGTCCAGACTGAACCTTGCTGATTACCAGAAAGAAGGCAATCAACCAACACTCCTGATCACTTCTGACATA GTGGTCGTCCATGAAGGGATTATTAGAGAAAAGccaaccaccaaggaagaagcaCGCCAATTCCTGAAAGGTTTGTTGTCCGCTAAACGTCTGATTCACAATGTTTTAATGCATTTGTTTATTATAAGTGAATCATTATCTTCTCCAGGCTATTCCGGAGGTCATGTGTCAACTGTTGGGTCTGTAGTTGTAACTAATCTTACAACTGGGAAGAGACTTGGAAGTTTGGACAAAGCTGAG GTTTATTTCCACGATATACCAGAAGAGGTCATCGAGAGCTTG ATCGATGAGGGAGTAGTATTTAGGGTCGCAGGTGGCTTGCTACTTGAACATCCATTGACACTGCCATTTGTCGAAGCAGTG GTTGGTTCTAGTGATAGCGTCATGGGGCTGTCAAAGGAGATCGCAAACAAGCTGATTCATGACGCATTGTCTACTTAG
- the LOC8058586 gene encoding maf-like protein DDB_G0281937 isoform X2 has protein sequence MATGSSPPARQQPFKLILGSSSVARKHILEEMGLEFQVMTADIDEKSIRRENPDDLVMVLAEAKGVPSAESSCSVRGLGKGVSGKPYPRLCNARRPRLEPGTFRSQAADAIMSRLNLADYQKEGNQPTLLITSDIVVVHEGIIREKPTTKEEARQFLKGYSGGHVSTVGSVVVTNLTTGKRLGSLDKAEVYFHDIPEEVIESLIDEGVVFRVAGGLLLEHPLTLPFVEAVVGSSDSVMGLSKEIANKLIHDALST, from the exons ATGGCCACGGGCTCCTCACCCCCCGCCAGGCAGCAGCCCTTCAAG CTGATCCTGGGGTCGTCGTCGGTGGCGCGCAAGCACATCCTCGAGGAGATGGGGCTTGAGTTCCAGGTCATG ACTGCGGACATCGACGAGAAGAGCATCAGGAGAGAGAATCCTGATGACCTGGTAATGGTCCTCGCGGAGGCCAAG GGCGTACCCAGTGCAGAGAGCTCCTGCTCTGTGCGGGGTCTGGGGAAGGGTGTCAGTGGCAAGCCTTACCCTCGCCTGTGCAATGCGAGGAGACCGCGACTCGAACCCGGGACCTTCCGGTCACAGGCG GCTGATGCTATCATGTCCAGACTGAACCTTGCTGATTACCAGAAAGAAGGCAATCAACCAACACTCCTGATCACTTCTGACATA GTGGTCGTCCATGAAGGGATTATTAGAGAAAAGccaaccaccaaggaagaagcaCGCCAATTCCTGAAAG GCTATTCCGGAGGTCATGTGTCAACTGTTGGGTCTGTAGTTGTAACTAATCTTACAACTGGGAAGAGACTTGGAAGTTTGGACAAAGCTGAG GTTTATTTCCACGATATACCAGAAGAGGTCATCGAGAGCTTG ATCGATGAGGGAGTAGTATTTAGGGTCGCAGGTGGCTTGCTACTTGAACATCCATTGACACTGCCATTTGTCGAAGCAGTG GTTGGTTCTAGTGATAGCGTCATGGGGCTGTCAAAGGAGATCGCAAACAAGCTGATTCATGACGCATTGTCTACTTAG
- the LOC8058586 gene encoding maf-like protein DDB_G0281937 isoform X1, which translates to MATGSSPPARQQPFKLILGSSSVARKHILEEMGLEFQVMTADIDEKSIRRENPDDLVMVLAEAKGVPSAESSCSVRGLGKGVSGKPYPRLCNARRPRLEPGTFRSQAADAIMSRLNLADYQKEGNQPTLLITSDIVCLDYLCSPNLGRIWIIREKPTTKEEARQFLKGYSGGHVSTVGSVVVTNLTTGKRLGSLDKAEVYFHDIPEEVIESLIDEGVVFRVAGGLLLEHPLTLPFVEAVVGSSDSVMGLSKEIANKLIHDALST; encoded by the exons ATGGCCACGGGCTCCTCACCCCCCGCCAGGCAGCAGCCCTTCAAG CTGATCCTGGGGTCGTCGTCGGTGGCGCGCAAGCACATCCTCGAGGAGATGGGGCTTGAGTTCCAGGTCATG ACTGCGGACATCGACGAGAAGAGCATCAGGAGAGAGAATCCTGATGACCTGGTAATGGTCCTCGCGGAGGCCAAG GGCGTACCCAGTGCAGAGAGCTCCTGCTCTGTGCGGGGTCTGGGGAAGGGTGTCAGTGGCAAGCCTTACCCTCGCCTGTGCAATGCGAGGAGACCGCGACTCGAACCCGGGACCTTCCGGTCACAGGCG GCTGATGCTATCATGTCCAGACTGAACCTTGCTGATTACCAGAAAGAAGGCAATCAACCAACACTCCTGATCACTTCTGACATAGTATGTCTCGATTACCTCTGCAGTCCTAATCTGGGTAGAATTT GGATTATTAGAGAAAAGccaaccaccaaggaagaagcaCGCCAATTCCTGAAAG GCTATTCCGGAGGTCATGTGTCAACTGTTGGGTCTGTAGTTGTAACTAATCTTACAACTGGGAAGAGACTTGGAAGTTTGGACAAAGCTGAG GTTTATTTCCACGATATACCAGAAGAGGTCATCGAGAGCTTG ATCGATGAGGGAGTAGTATTTAGGGTCGCAGGTGGCTTGCTACTTGAACATCCATTGACACTGCCATTTGTCGAAGCAGTG GTTGGTTCTAGTGATAGCGTCATGGGGCTGTCAAAGGAGATCGCAAACAAGCTGATTCATGACGCATTGTCTACTTAG
- the LOC8058586 gene encoding maf-like protein DDB_G0281937 isoform X4: MATGSSPPARQQPFKLILGSSSVARKHILEEMGLEFQVMTADIDEKSIRRENPDDLVMVLAEAKADAIMSRLNLADYQKEGNQPTLLITSDIVVVHEGIIREKPTTKEEARQFLKGYSGGHVSTVGSVVVTNLTTGKRLGSLDKAEVYFHDIPEEVIESLIDEGVVFRVAGGLLLEHPLTLPFVEAVVGSSDSVMGLSKEIANKLIHDALST, from the exons ATGGCCACGGGCTCCTCACCCCCCGCCAGGCAGCAGCCCTTCAAG CTGATCCTGGGGTCGTCGTCGGTGGCGCGCAAGCACATCCTCGAGGAGATGGGGCTTGAGTTCCAGGTCATG ACTGCGGACATCGACGAGAAGAGCATCAGGAGAGAGAATCCTGATGACCTGGTAATGGTCCTCGCGGAGGCCAAG GCTGATGCTATCATGTCCAGACTGAACCTTGCTGATTACCAGAAAGAAGGCAATCAACCAACACTCCTGATCACTTCTGACATA GTGGTCGTCCATGAAGGGATTATTAGAGAAAAGccaaccaccaaggaagaagcaCGCCAATTCCTGAAAG GCTATTCCGGAGGTCATGTGTCAACTGTTGGGTCTGTAGTTGTAACTAATCTTACAACTGGGAAGAGACTTGGAAGTTTGGACAAAGCTGAG GTTTATTTCCACGATATACCAGAAGAGGTCATCGAGAGCTTG ATCGATGAGGGAGTAGTATTTAGGGTCGCAGGTGGCTTGCTACTTGAACATCCATTGACACTGCCATTTGTCGAAGCAGTG GTTGGTTCTAGTGATAGCGTCATGGGGCTGTCAAAGGAGATCGCAAACAAGCTGATTCATGACGCATTGTCTACTTAG